A single region of the Hoeflea prorocentri genome encodes:
- a CDS encoding 3-keto-5-aminohexanoate cleavage protein — MTKLARIMVAPNGARRGKADHPALPVTIAETVRAAVSCYEAGAGAIHAHVRDAEGRHVLDAGLYRELIGELASAVPDMAVQITTEAVGRYSPADQRELVRDVMPAHVSVALREMLPDDGERVASRDFYHWAADAGMKVQHILYEAADLASLFSLIGEGVIPAGSLQVLFVLGRYTEGQQSEVADMDPFLAELGLRDGIEEVDWALCAFGRNETDCLVEAIRRGGKARIGFENNLLNRDGLVATDNAERVRELVAAIR, encoded by the coding sequence GTGACGAAGCTTGCCCGTATCATGGTGGCCCCGAATGGTGCTCGCCGCGGCAAAGCGGATCATCCCGCCCTGCCTGTGACGATTGCGGAAACCGTACGGGCAGCGGTTTCGTGTTATGAAGCCGGTGCCGGTGCCATTCACGCCCATGTCCGAGACGCCGAGGGCCGGCACGTATTGGACGCGGGCCTTTACCGGGAACTCATCGGCGAACTGGCCTCGGCGGTGCCGGATATGGCGGTGCAGATCACCACGGAAGCCGTTGGCCGTTACAGCCCCGCAGACCAGCGTGAACTTGTCCGAGACGTCATGCCCGCTCACGTGTCGGTGGCGTTGCGGGAGATGCTGCCCGATGACGGCGAGCGCGTAGCCTCCAGGGATTTTTATCACTGGGCCGCCGACGCCGGTATGAAGGTTCAGCATATCCTCTATGAGGCGGCAGATCTGGCTTCACTCTTCAGCCTGATTGGCGAAGGTGTCATACCGGCAGGGAGCCTCCAGGTGCTTTTTGTGCTGGGTCGCTACACCGAGGGTCAGCAAAGCGAGGTCGCCGATATGGACCCGTTCCTCGCCGAGCTCGGCTTGCGCGACGGGATTGAGGAGGTGGACTGGGCTCTGTGTGCCTTCGGGAGAAATGAGACCGACTGTCTTGTCGAGGCCATCAGGCGAGGCGGCAAGGCGCGCATCGGATTTGAGAACAACCTGCTGAACCGAGATGGACTTGTTGCTACCGACAATGCCGAGCGGGTGAGAGAACTCGTGGCCGCAATCAGGTAA
- a CDS encoding nucleotidyltransferase family protein, producing MIEPGGIDISHDFAAVLCSLADPQAENPIAGAILSLDADRLFAAVRYHGIEPVALPKLAALVPQEPPYTQLLVDVREGQLLANAHAMVLEAQALQVMTAIETAGLPARIVKGQVFAKGIYDRVSDRPFTDVDILADPAAAAAIGEILTDCGFVLHQKEHFDRSERNMEQKWTRTDDHNVLIELHGNLVHYAGLRRRVSFGYDEYVLAGGNGDHPAVANFMTAVIHAAAGHKFHRLQLLVDVLQAGRRLDEADIDHLRSVLGKIPARLEVLVCLDLVCALFKDEKAAHIRESLSEGKDYRRSRAIVTPQCVIATFDDTGHQSRLRRHAFRWAQHIVSRRP from the coding sequence ATGATTGAGCCGGGTGGTATCGACATTTCGCATGATTTTGCCGCGGTCTTGTGCTCGCTGGCGGACCCGCAGGCGGAAAACCCGATAGCCGGCGCAATCTTATCCCTGGATGCGGACCGGCTCTTTGCAGCGGTTCGCTATCACGGCATCGAACCGGTCGCATTGCCCAAACTGGCGGCATTGGTGCCCCAGGAGCCGCCCTATACGCAGTTGCTGGTTGACGTTCGTGAAGGTCAGCTCCTCGCCAATGCTCATGCGATGGTGCTTGAAGCGCAGGCCTTGCAGGTCATGACTGCCATAGAGACGGCCGGCCTGCCTGCCCGGATCGTGAAAGGGCAGGTCTTTGCCAAGGGCATCTATGACAGGGTGTCCGACCGGCCGTTCACCGATGTCGATATTCTGGCCGATCCGGCTGCCGCGGCGGCCATTGGAGAGATACTGACGGATTGTGGTTTCGTTCTGCATCAAAAGGAACATTTCGACCGTTCCGAGCGCAACATGGAGCAGAAATGGACACGCACGGATGACCATAATGTGCTGATCGAGCTCCACGGCAACCTGGTTCACTATGCCGGTTTGCGCAGGCGTGTGTCTTTTGGATATGACGAATATGTTCTGGCCGGCGGCAATGGTGATCATCCAGCGGTCGCAAACTTCATGACTGCCGTCATCCATGCGGCCGCCGGTCACAAATTCCATCGCCTGCAACTTCTTGTGGATGTTCTGCAGGCCGGGCGCCGGCTTGATGAGGCCGATATCGATCACCTGCGCTCGGTTCTTGGCAAAATTCCCGCCCGATTGGAGGTTCTTGTCTGTCTTGATCTGGTTTGCGCGCTCTTCAAGGACGAAAAGGCAGCGCACATCCGTGAGAGCCTGTCGGAGGGGAAAGACTATCGCCGGAGCAGAGCCATTGTGACGCCCCAATGCGTGATCGCCACCTTCGACGACACGGGGCACCAGTCCCGCCTGCGCCGCCATGCCTTCCGCTGGGCGCAGCACATCGTCTCACGCAGGCCCTAG
- a CDS encoding TAXI family TRAP transporter solute-binding subunit, whose translation MLSRRNMLAGTALALSMSLGGTAIAEETFVTIGTGGQTGVYYQVGGAICRLVNRGSKDHEIKCTHTTGGSVANINGIRTGDLDLGVAQSDWQYHAYNGTAPDKFPDGKFEDLRAVFSVHPEPFTVVARADSGINSIDDLKGKRVNIGNPGSGQRGTMEVLMDKMGWTMDDFTLASELKSSEQAAALCDNKVDAIVFTVGHPNGSIKEATTSCESKLISVDNDAAKGLANDNDFYAMATIPGGMYAGTDDDVTTFGVGATFVSSSNTPDEVVYEITKAVFENFDRFKKMHPAFANLKEENMIKNNLSAPLHDGAAKYYKERGWM comes from the coding sequence ATGTTATCACGACGTAATATGCTGGCAGGCACGGCGCTGGCTTTATCTATGAGCCTTGGCGGCACGGCGATTGCGGAAGAAACGTTCGTTACCATCGGAACCGGCGGTCAAACAGGCGTTTACTACCAGGTCGGCGGCGCGATCTGCCGGCTTGTCAACCGCGGCAGCAAGGATCACGAGATCAAGTGCACGCACACCACCGGCGGCTCGGTCGCCAATATCAACGGCATCCGCACCGGAGATCTCGATCTTGGCGTTGCCCAGTCGGACTGGCAGTATCACGCCTATAACGGAACCGCTCCGGACAAGTTCCCGGACGGCAAGTTCGAAGATCTTCGCGCCGTGTTCTCGGTCCACCCGGAGCCATTCACCGTGGTGGCGCGTGCCGATTCCGGCATCAATTCCATTGATGATCTGAAGGGCAAGCGCGTCAATATCGGCAATCCGGGTTCCGGTCAGCGCGGCACGATGGAAGTGCTGATGGACAAGATGGGCTGGACCATGGACGACTTCACCCTTGCTTCGGAGCTCAAATCCTCCGAGCAGGCCGCAGCGCTTTGCGACAACAAGGTTGACGCCATCGTCTTCACCGTCGGACATCCCAACGGATCGATCAAGGAAGCCACGACATCGTGTGAATCCAAACTGATCAGCGTCGACAACGATGCCGCCAAGGGCCTCGCCAACGACAATGATTTTTATGCGATGGCAACGATCCCGGGCGGCATGTATGCCGGCACGGATGACGATGTGACCACATTTGGTGTTGGAGCGACCTTTGTGTCATCAAGCAATACTCCGGATGAGGTTGTCTACGAGATCACCAAGGCCGTCTTTGAGAACTTTGACCGGTTCAAAAAGATGCATCCGGCCTTCGCCAATCTCAAAGAAGAAAACATGATCAAAAACAACCTGTCGGCTCCGCTGCATGACGGCGCCGCCAAGTACTACAAGGAACGCGGCTGGATGTAA
- a CDS encoding GNAT family N-acetyltransferase: MKWHRRRIKVLDETLETERFTLQSTDKWQALKLYKRMNDDAEILLQLSHSDKKAGWLRILRKYKLPNQRSRFIHAIVPKGTAQSIGYHEIYLASYKSASMGVVILDRDWWGKAAPLEVRKAVMGHFVKHAGVERFTGSVEARNFASLLNYRKLGFNHTGTMHRCSFDSVRNTTVDYLQFELLKDDFPSYLPEAAT; this comes from the coding sequence ATGAAGTGGCATCGCCGCCGTATCAAGGTGCTTGATGAGACACTTGAGACCGAGCGTTTCACGCTTCAGTCAACCGATAAATGGCAGGCGCTCAAACTCTACAAGCGGATGAATGACGACGCGGAAATCCTGCTGCAGCTTTCCCATTCTGACAAGAAGGCCGGCTGGCTGCGCATTTTGCGCAAGTATAAGCTGCCGAACCAGCGCTCCCGCTTTATCCATGCGATTGTTCCGAAAGGCACCGCGCAAAGTATCGGCTATCACGAAATCTACCTGGCGTCCTACAAATCCGCCTCCATGGGTGTTGTTATTCTGGACCGGGACTGGTGGGGCAAGGCCGCACCGCTCGAAGTGCGCAAGGCTGTCATGGGGCATTTTGTAAAACACGCAGGCGTTGAGCGTTTCACCGGGTCCGTCGAGGCACGAAACTTCGCCTCACTGCTCAACTACAGGAAACTTGGCTTCAATCACACCGGAACGATGCACCGTTGCAGCTTCGATTCAGTCCGCAACACCACGGTTGACTATCTCCAGTTCGAATTGCTGAAGGATGATTTTCCCTCCTATCTCCCCGAGGCTGCCACATGA
- a CDS encoding class I adenylate-forming enzyme family protein has translation MKNAADLPFLSGLPASACLVDVRSQRTYDRNGLVAAATSKSAEIERLTTGRPGPVVIAEPDAAEMLITLFGAWAAGRCAVLVNPQLSDEEKQNVMAHTSACAWLGPGADGLEQPEGADGAAGAIGIDDPALILMTSGTTGVPKGIVHSLRSLSARTALNVAHIGADSLQRSLCVLPMFFGHGLIGNCLSPLAAGGTLYLWCSPGITEIASFGKVMDDHAISFLSSVPSFWKLAMRMSASPANPPRRVHIGSAPLSAEFWSQIAQWVGTQNVYNLFGMTETANWIGGGVLSEAAGRDGYVGSIWGGNYAVLLDDGTVAPVGRGEVLVQSPTIMQNYLNAPDKTREAFVSGWFRTGDIGELDEAGRVTLVGRIKTEINRAGIKIQAEEIDMLLERHPQIEEACAFAIPDPVSGEAVAAAIVASNGTAVDVDAVRGWCKERARSEAVPVVLYLLEEIPKNERGKIVRDKVREAAQMQESST, from the coding sequence ATGAAGAATGCGGCTGATCTTCCTTTCCTGAGCGGGCTTCCGGCATCGGCGTGCCTGGTCGATGTGCGCTCGCAACGGACATACGACCGTAATGGGCTTGTTGCCGCCGCCACGTCAAAATCGGCCGAGATCGAGCGGCTGACGACGGGCCGGCCCGGGCCTGTTGTGATCGCGGAGCCTGATGCGGCCGAGATGCTCATAACGCTGTTCGGAGCGTGGGCGGCGGGCCGGTGCGCTGTCCTTGTCAATCCACAACTCAGCGACGAAGAGAAGCAAAACGTCATGGCACATACCTCGGCCTGCGCCTGGCTTGGGCCGGGCGCGGATGGCCTCGAGCAGCCGGAAGGAGCGGATGGTGCTGCAGGTGCGATCGGCATTGACGACCCGGCGCTTATCCTGATGACCTCCGGAACGACGGGCGTGCCGAAGGGCATCGTTCATTCGCTGCGGAGCCTGTCCGCCCGCACAGCGCTGAACGTTGCCCATATCGGTGCTGACTCGCTGCAGCGCAGCCTGTGCGTTCTGCCGATGTTTTTCGGCCACGGCCTGATCGGAAACTGCCTGAGTCCGCTTGCGGCCGGAGGCACGCTTTACCTGTGGTGCAGCCCCGGCATCACCGAGATTGCCTCATTCGGCAAGGTGATGGATGATCATGCCATAAGTTTCTTGAGCTCCGTCCCGTCATTCTGGAAGCTCGCCATGCGCATGTCGGCTTCGCCGGCCAATCCACCGCGGCGCGTTCACATCGGCTCTGCCCCGCTGTCTGCTGAATTTTGGTCGCAGATTGCGCAATGGGTGGGAACGCAAAATGTTTACAATCTTTTCGGAATGACCGAGACCGCGAACTGGATCGGCGGTGGTGTTCTGTCAGAAGCAGCGGGCCGCGACGGATATGTCGGCAGCATATGGGGCGGAAACTACGCGGTCCTGCTCGATGACGGCACGGTTGCGCCCGTCGGTCGTGGTGAGGTGCTGGTGCAGTCGCCAACCATTATGCAGAACTATCTCAACGCGCCGGACAAAACGAGGGAGGCATTTGTCTCCGGCTGGTTCCGGACCGGTGACATCGGAGAGCTGGATGAAGCCGGTCGCGTGACCCTGGTTGGCCGGATCAAGACGGAGATCAACCGCGCCGGTATCAAGATCCAGGCGGAAGAGATCGATATGTTGCTCGAGCGGCACCCGCAGATCGAAGAGGCCTGCGCTTTTGCGATACCGGATCCGGTGAGCGGTGAAGCTGTTGCCGCCGCCATTGTCGCCTCCAACGGAACCGCGGTTGATGTCGACGCGGTCCGTGGCTGGTGCAAGGAACGGGCGCGTTCAGAAGCGGTTCCAGTCGTTCTTTACCTCCTTGAGGAGATTCCGAAAAACGAACGAGGCAAGATCGTCCGCGACAAGGTACGAGAGGCCGCGCAGATGCAGGAAAGTTCGACATGA
- a CDS encoding lasso peptide biosynthesis B2 protein gives MQSTEAPPGAQRRQFWRRRLFRLEIWLTARLLPLLLAGRDLTGSMRLADGGAWPRYADFDADFIARAVMRVTRRPWLMRERRCFRQGILGYRFLKKAGYRPELHFGIEAGSVETSKINAHCWVVLNGHPVVNDIMDDMIPIHVHKVD, from the coding sequence ATGCAGAGCACTGAAGCCCCGCCTGGGGCGCAAAGAAGGCAATTCTGGCGGCGGCGGCTTTTCCGCCTTGAGATCTGGCTTACGGCGAGACTATTGCCTTTGCTGCTTGCCGGCCGCGACCTGACCGGCTCCATGCGGCTGGCTGATGGCGGCGCATGGCCGCGCTATGCCGATTTCGATGCCGATTTCATCGCGCGGGCTGTGATGCGGGTGACCCGCCGGCCCTGGCTGATGCGCGAGCGGCGCTGCTTTCGACAGGGGATTTTGGGTTACCGGTTCCTGAAAAAGGCCGGCTACCGACCGGAACTGCATTTCGGAATCGAAGCAGGCAGCGTCGAAACCAGCAAGATCAATGCCCATTGCTGGGTGGTTCTGAACGGTCACCCGGTCGTCAACGATATCATGGACGACATGATCCCCATTCATGTGCATAAGGTGGATTAA
- a CDS encoding universal stress protein has product MSSTNIFKRVLATIDLGDEVSSVKVVEAALEVMVAEDTLFAVCVVPDYGRSIVGTFFPADHEKQLIEHATEELHAFTAKHVPKGTRVQHVIAHGSIYEEIMAAADQCEADLIVVGSHRPALKDYLLGPNASRVVRHAKQSVLVVRH; this is encoded by the coding sequence ATGTCATCGACAAATATATTCAAACGCGTGCTGGCAACCATCGACCTCGGCGACGAGGTCTCCTCGGTCAAGGTGGTGGAAGCGGCGCTCGAGGTCATGGTGGCTGAAGATACGCTGTTTGCCGTTTGTGTCGTGCCCGATTACGGGCGCAGCATTGTCGGCACATTCTTTCCGGCCGATCACGAAAAACAGTTGATCGAGCATGCAACGGAAGAACTGCACGCCTTCACGGCCAAACATGTTCCAAAAGGCACGCGCGTGCAGCACGTCATCGCCCATGGCAGCATCTATGAGGAGATCATGGCGGCGGCCGATCAATGTGAAGCCGATCTGATCGTCGTCGGCTCACACCGGCCGGCCCTGAAGGATTATCTCCTTGGCCCCAACGCATCGCGCGTCGTACGGCACGCAAAGCAATCCGTACTGGTGGTGCGTCACTAA
- a CDS encoding PqqD family protein, protein MTLDPQSRFKLSDKATFRSVGDNGVILNTATGQIYSCNSTAEAFLRHMDGHRDLGETADAVCGEFDIEREVLLSDLEELLTYLQSEGVLDHIDAEH, encoded by the coding sequence ATGACACTTGATCCGCAATCGAGATTTAAACTGTCGGATAAGGCTACCTTCCGTTCTGTTGGAGACAACGGCGTAATTCTGAATACCGCTACAGGACAAATTTATTCCTGCAACAGTACTGCGGAAGCTTTTCTTCGGCATATGGATGGTCATCGCGACCTTGGTGAGACTGCTGATGCTGTATGCGGCGAGTTCGACATTGAACGCGAAGTATTGCTGAGCGACCTGGAAGAATTGCTCACATATCTGCAATCAGAAGGAGTGCTCGACCATATCGATGCAGAGCACTGA
- a CDS encoding TRAP transporter permease, with amino-acid sequence MAQDDTTTGKLSDEALEDLVASTDTGGRKPTNRSIALLIAGTALAWSIFQVWIASPIPYTTGFGVFSSGEARPIHLAFALFLAYLAYPAFKNSPRRTVPTTDWILACVAAFCSLYLFFFDSEIVKQIFGTRLSDRPNNPNQMDVIVSVVGIILLLEATRRALGPPLMIVALVFLGYTFLGPYAPGILAWKGASFNAVAYHQWLSTEGVFGIALGVSTDLVFLFVLFGALLDKAGAGNYFIKVAFSLMGHLSGGPAKAAVVASGMTGLISGSSIANVVTTGTFTIPMMRRVGFSPEKAGAVEVASSVNGQIMPPVMGAAAFLMVEYIGISYFEVVKHAFVPAVISYIALVYIVHLEAKKLGMAGLDRATKPKPLKWGLISFGVTMAIILAAASGIYYLFLAFEALKEADDKVLAIAVVLGIIFTVFTMLGSRLSEERRMQLISTGAMVLGLTVISAFGVFYLVETIGNLAGDATPWIIAVLLGIAYVALVRFCSSFPELELDDPNEPVIRLPEPGPTVKSGLHFLLPVIVLIWCLMVERLSPSLSAFWATAFMIFILLTQRPLFAIFRNESREGTFALGFSELIDGMIAGARNMIGIGIATAAAGIIVGAVSQTGVGSVLAALVEFLSQGQIMLILIFTAILSLILGMGLPTTANYIVVSSLLAPVIVALGQQNGLIVPLIAVHLFVFYFGIMADVTPPVGLASFAAAAVSGGDPIRTGFVAFFYSLRTALLPFLFIFNTDLLLIDVTWAQGVFIFIVATAAMLIFTAGSQGYFVARSRIWESIALLLIAFTLFRPGFWMDYVSPPFESVNPTEIATVMGEAEPGSQLRTIVQGLDDVGDPITLTMVIDVGDEPTGEERLEAFGLEVLDDGGKLLVDNAIFDSKAQAAGFDFDQEISQLLVPTPQPSKYLFYIPALALLALIFLLQRRRNDAAGPEPVEQGA; translated from the coding sequence ATGGCACAGGACGACACGACAACCGGCAAACTCAGTGACGAGGCACTTGAAGACCTGGTTGCCTCAACCGACACCGGCGGACGCAAGCCGACAAACCGGTCGATTGCCCTCTTGATCGCCGGCACGGCTCTCGCCTGGTCGATTTTCCAGGTCTGGATCGCGTCGCCGATCCCCTACACGACCGGTTTCGGGGTCTTTTCCAGCGGCGAGGCGCGGCCCATTCACCTCGCCTTCGCATTGTTCCTGGCATACCTCGCCTACCCGGCCTTCAAGAATTCACCACGCAGGACCGTTCCCACGACAGACTGGATCCTGGCGTGTGTCGCAGCCTTCTGTTCGCTCTACCTGTTCTTTTTTGACAGCGAGATCGTAAAGCAGATCTTCGGAACGCGCCTGTCGGACCGACCCAACAATCCCAACCAGATGGATGTCATCGTCTCGGTTGTCGGCATCATTTTGCTGCTGGAAGCGACCAGGCGGGCGCTTGGGCCACCGCTGATGATCGTCGCTCTCGTCTTCCTCGGATACACGTTCCTCGGACCCTACGCACCCGGCATTCTGGCCTGGAAGGGTGCAAGCTTCAACGCTGTTGCCTATCACCAATGGCTGTCCACCGAAGGCGTTTTCGGCATCGCGCTTGGCGTTTCGACGGACCTGGTGTTCCTGTTCGTTCTGTTCGGCGCGCTGCTCGACAAGGCCGGAGCCGGAAACTACTTCATCAAGGTCGCCTTCTCGCTCATGGGTCATTTGAGCGGTGGCCCGGCAAAGGCAGCCGTCGTCGCCTCCGGCATGACCGGGCTGATCTCCGGCTCATCCATCGCCAATGTGGTGACAACCGGCACCTTCACCATCCCAATGATGCGCCGTGTCGGCTTCAGCCCGGAAAAAGCGGGCGCGGTCGAGGTCGCCTCCTCGGTAAACGGCCAGATCATGCCGCCCGTGATGGGCGCGGCCGCCTTTTTGATGGTTGAATATATCGGCATTTCCTATTTCGAGGTGGTCAAACACGCCTTTGTGCCGGCGGTCATTTCCTACATCGCACTCGTCTACATCGTACATCTTGAAGCCAAGAAACTCGGCATGGCCGGGCTTGACCGCGCGACCAAGCCAAAGCCGCTGAAGTGGGGCCTGATCTCCTTCGGCGTCACCATGGCCATCATTCTCGCCGCAGCAAGCGGCATCTACTACCTCTTCCTCGCCTTTGAGGCGCTGAAGGAGGCTGACGACAAGGTGCTTGCGATTGCTGTCGTACTTGGGATCATCTTCACTGTCTTCACCATGCTCGGCTCACGCCTGAGCGAAGAGCGCCGCATGCAGTTGATCTCCACCGGGGCGATGGTTCTCGGTCTTACGGTGATAAGCGCATTCGGCGTGTTCTACCTTGTCGAGACCATCGGCAATCTGGCGGGCGATGCAACACCGTGGATCATCGCCGTGCTCCTGGGCATTGCTTATGTGGCGCTGGTTCGCTTCTGCTCAAGCTTTCCTGAACTGGAGCTCGACGATCCTAACGAGCCGGTCATTCGGCTTCCCGAACCCGGTCCGACGGTCAAATCCGGACTGCATTTCCTTTTGCCGGTCATAGTGCTGATCTGGTGCCTGATGGTCGAACGGCTGTCGCCGTCGCTCTCGGCCTTCTGGGCGACCGCGTTCATGATCTTCATCCTGCTCACGCAGCGTCCGCTCTTCGCCATATTCAGGAATGAAAGCCGTGAGGGGACCTTTGCCCTTGGTTTCAGCGAACTGATCGACGGCATGATTGCCGGCGCCCGCAACATGATCGGCATCGGCATAGCAACGGCCGCAGCCGGCATCATTGTCGGCGCCGTCTCTCAGACCGGTGTCGGCTCCGTGCTTGCGGCGCTTGTCGAGTTCCTGTCGCAGGGTCAGATCATGCTGATCCTGATCTTCACGGCGATCCTCAGCCTGATCCTCGGAATGGGCCTGCCGACGACGGCGAACTATATCGTCGTTTCGTCGCTGCTCGCGCCGGTGATCGTCGCGCTCGGGCAGCAGAACGGTCTGATCGTTCCGCTGATTGCTGTGCATCTCTTCGTCTTCTATTTCGGCATCATGGCGGATGTGACGCCGCCCGTGGGGCTGGCGTCCTTCGCGGCGGCGGCGGTCTCGGGAGGAGACCCGATCCGGACAGGCTTCGTCGCCTTCTTCTATTCGCTGCGCACCGCGCTGCTGCCGTTCCTGTTCATCTTCAACACCGATCTGCTGCTCATTGACGTCACCTGGGCGCAAGGAGTGTTCATCTTCATTGTCGCAACGGCAGCGATGCTGATATTCACGGCCGGCTCGCAGGGCTACTTCGTCGCCCGCTCGCGGATTTGGGAATCCATCGCACTTCTGCTGATTGCCTTTACGCTTTTCCGTCCGGGCTTCTGGATGGACTATGTCTCGCCACCCTTTGAGAGCGTCAATCCGACGGAAATCGCCACGGTCATGGGTGAGGCTGAACCGGGCTCGCAGTTGCGCACCATCGTGCAAGGGCTCGATGATGTCGGCGACCCGATCACACTAACCATGGTGATCGATGTCGGCGACGAGCCAACGGGCGAAGAACGACTTGAGGCGTTCGGACTTGAAGTTCTCGACGATGGCGGCAAGCTGCTTGTCGACAACGCGATCTTCGATTCCAAGGCGCAGGCCGCAGGCTTTGATTTCGACCAGGAAATCAGCCAGCTTCTGGTGCCTACACCGCAACCCAGCAAATATCTGTTCTACATACCGGCACTTGCCCTTCTGGCGCTGATCTTCCTGCTGCAACGGCGCCGCAACGATGCGGCAGGTCCTGAACCGGTCGAACAGGGAGCATAG
- a CDS encoding acyl carrier protein has translation MNAIDNARRIVAEATHTPLDQLPEEAGVDTLESWDSIAHVNIILAVEEASQTQLTPEAIVSIVSVRTIAEILDGKTGSND, from the coding sequence ATGAATGCCATAGACAATGCACGGCGCATCGTTGCCGAGGCGACGCACACGCCGCTTGATCAACTGCCGGAAGAGGCAGGCGTCGATACGCTGGAAAGCTGGGACAGCATTGCCCATGTCAATATTATTTTGGCTGTAGAGGAAGCTTCGCAAACGCAGCTTACACCCGAAGCGATTGTGAGTATTGTGTCGGTCCGCACTATTGCAGAGATCCTGGACGGGAAAACGGGCAGCAATGATTGA
- a CDS encoding MurR/RpiR family transcriptional regulator — MERRVTVNDLIALHYENLSPQLRLAADYIADHHHDVASRSLRAVAASSNLNPPTFSRLARALGLQSHEDMRELCRKEIKYRSLSFAEKATALRMEEKDGDDADQTPFALRQTASAVRNINQFANELDVKRLRLVADRLVKSKRVLIAGSMASAGFAEYFSYLANLAFTNWHVVGLDGTSLATSMTGLENHDAVVIIMKHPYARRSVDAAQIAFEAGAFVIIVSDSISCPAFRYASHYFIVPTDSPQFFSSYIATLLLLETLIGMVIRRSGLEASNRIEEVEMNNHRLHEYWQVNQPTSIREL, encoded by the coding sequence TTGGAACGTCGTGTAACGGTCAATGATCTGATCGCACTTCACTATGAAAACCTCAGTCCGCAACTGAGGCTGGCGGCAGACTACATTGCCGATCATCACCACGATGTGGCAAGCCGTTCGCTTCGGGCCGTTGCGGCAAGCAGCAATCTCAATCCACCAACCTTCTCGCGGCTTGCACGGGCATTGGGCCTGCAGTCGCATGAGGACATGCGCGAACTGTGCCGCAAGGAAATCAAGTACCGCAGCCTCAGCTTTGCTGAAAAGGCAACGGCGCTGAGGATGGAAGAAAAAGACGGCGATGACGCGGACCAGACGCCGTTCGCGCTGCGCCAGACAGCATCCGCGGTGCGCAATATCAATCAGTTTGCCAATGAGCTTGACGTCAAGCGGCTACGTCTTGTGGCAGACCGGCTGGTCAAGTCGAAGCGCGTGCTGATCGCCGGCTCGATGGCTTCTGCAGGTTTTGCCGAATATTTCAGTTATCTGGCAAATCTTGCCTTCACCAATTGGCACGTTGTCGGGCTGGACGGCACGTCCCTGGCGACCTCAATGACGGGGCTGGAAAACCATGATGCCGTCGTTATCATCATGAAACACCCCTATGCGCGGCGCTCGGTCGATGCCGCACAGATTGCCTTCGAAGCCGGTGCTTTTGTGATCATTGTTTCAGACTCGATTTCCTGTCCGGCCTTTCGCTACGCTTCGCACTATTTCATTGTCCCAACGGACAGTCCGCAATTCTTCTCCTCCTATATCGCTACGCTTCTGCTTTTGGAAACGCTGATCGGCATGGTCATACGCCGCTCGGGTCTGGAAGCCAGCAACCGCATCGAGGAGGTGGAGATGAACAATCACCGGCTGCACGAATACTGGCAGGTGAACCAACCAACATCTATTAGGGAGTTATAA